A stretch of the Flavobacterium aquiphilum genome encodes the following:
- the thrC gene encoding threonine synthase, translated as MKYYSLNHNAPNVSFQEAVIQGLAADKGLYFPESITPLAPSFFDSIESLSHEEIAFEAIKQFVGDEIPTETLKQIIAETLCFDFPVVEVENGIYSLELFHGPTMAFKDVGARFMSRCLGYFNKDKKDAKNTVLVATSGDTGGAVASGFLGVNGVDVVILYPSGKVSDIQERQLTTLGQNIKALEVDGVFDDCQDMVKKAFLDETLAHKNLTSANSINIARWLPQMFYFFFAYKALKSQNKPLVFSCPSGNFGNICAGIIAKKLGLPIDHFVASTNVNDTVPRFLVNGIYDPKPSIATISNAMDVGNPSNFVRIQEMYNNDLARFEKDFTSYTFTDAETLTAMKHIYNDDRKYIAEPHGAVGYLGLKKELANKPNAIGVFLETAHPIKFLDVVEPALDVTLPLPKQIESVMNKEKVSVKIKTYEELKAFLG; from the coding sequence ATGAAATATTACAGTTTAAACCATAATGCCCCAAACGTTTCTTTTCAGGAAGCAGTAATACAAGGACTAGCAGCCGACAAAGGATTGTATTTCCCTGAGAGCATTACACCATTAGCACCAAGTTTTTTTGATTCAATTGAGAGTTTATCGCACGAAGAAATCGCTTTTGAAGCTATTAAACAATTCGTGGGAGACGAAATCCCGACAGAAACTTTAAAACAAATCATAGCCGAAACTTTATGCTTTGATTTCCCTGTTGTGGAAGTTGAAAACGGAATCTATTCCCTTGAATTATTTCACGGGCCAACAATGGCTTTCAAAGACGTAGGAGCGCGTTTTATGTCCCGTTGTTTGGGTTATTTCAACAAAGACAAAAAAGATGCTAAAAACACGGTTCTTGTGGCAACTTCCGGAGATACAGGAGGAGCTGTTGCGAGCGGTTTTCTTGGCGTAAACGGCGTTGATGTGGTAATCCTTTACCCTTCCGGAAAAGTGAGCGACATTCAGGAAAGACAGTTGACCACTTTGGGACAAAATATTAAGGCACTTGAAGTAGATGGTGTTTTTGACGATTGTCAGGATATGGTGAAAAAAGCGTTTCTTGATGAAACTTTAGCGCATAAAAACCTGACTTCGGCGAATTCTATCAATATTGCGCGTTGGTTACCACAAATGTTTTACTTTTTCTTTGCTTACAAAGCATTGAAGAGTCAAAACAAACCATTGGTTTTCTCTTGCCCAAGCGGCAACTTCGGAAATATTTGCGCCGGTATCATTGCCAAAAAACTAGGTTTACCTATCGATCATTTTGTGGCTTCTACCAATGTAAATGATACCGTTCCTAGATTCCTTGTAAACGGAATTTACGATCCAAAACCATCTATCGCGACGATTTCAAACGCTATGGACGTAGGAAATCCAAGCAACTTTGTCCGTATCCAAGAAATGTACAACAATGATTTGGCGCGATTCGAAAAAGATTTCACTTCCTATACTTTCACCGATGCTGAAACTTTAACAGCGATGAAGCATATTTATAATGACGATAGAAAATATATCGCAGAACCACACGGAGCTGTTGGCTATTTAGGATTGAAAAAAGAATTGGCAAACAAACCAAACGCCATTGGTGTTTTCTTGGAAACAGCACATCCTATCAAGTTCTTAGACGTAGTAGAACCTGCTTTGGACGTAACTTTACCGCTTCCAAAACAAATTGAAAGCGTAATGAACAAAGAAAAAGTAAGTGTGAAAATTAAAACTTACGAGGAGTTGAAAGCTTTCTTGGGATAA
- a CDS encoding HaeIII family restriction endonuclease: MAKIPTQTINGKVFEYALLNEFLERLKVLTSVTVIENEPFKTALKCFMSFDEKEQSHYRLNASFAVNFLLDIEPRLANGINENDILQLEIVADKAGQTGDVRDVLAIRALQKWEIGISAKNNHRAVKHSRLSNDIDFGQKWLGFPCSVDYFEEIKPVFSNLAKLRTASKATQKWDTLGDYHTSVYVPVLDAFKTELLRLDRENPKTVAERLVEYLIGNQDFYKVIKGKNKVEIQAYNLHGTLNLPFENIKPKAKVQRLKLPNRLIEVVYQDNSQTTLLVTLNEGWQISFRIHNASSRIEPSLKFDINLVSAPHSLFSNQLFIG; the protein is encoded by the coding sequence ATGGCAAAAATACCAACTCAAACAATCAATGGCAAAGTATTTGAATATGCTCTGTTAAATGAATTTTTAGAACGTTTGAAAGTTTTAACTTCTGTTACAGTTATCGAAAATGAACCATTTAAAACAGCTCTTAAATGTTTTATGAGTTTTGATGAAAAAGAACAAAGTCATTATAGATTAAATGCAAGTTTTGCTGTTAATTTCCTTCTTGATATAGAGCCTCGTTTGGCAAATGGAATTAATGAAAATGATATTTTGCAACTTGAAATAGTTGCAGATAAAGCTGGTCAAACAGGAGATGTTCGTGATGTATTAGCAATTAGGGCATTGCAAAAATGGGAGATTGGAATTTCAGCAAAAAATAATCATAGAGCAGTTAAACATTCACGTTTGTCAAATGATATTGATTTTGGTCAAAAATGGTTAGGATTTCCTTGCTCTGTCGATTATTTTGAAGAAATAAAACCTGTTTTTAGTAATTTGGCTAAGTTAAGGACAGCAAGTAAAGCGACACAAAAATGGGATACTTTGGGAGATTATCATACTTCTGTTTATGTTCCTGTTTTAGATGCTTTTAAAACAGAATTATTGAGATTGGACAGAGAAAACCCCAAAACTGTTGCAGAAAGACTTGTTGAGTATTTAATTGGTAATCAAGATTTTTATAAAGTTATAAAAGGAAAAAATAAAGTAGAAATACAAGCCTACAATTTACACGGTACACTGAATTTACCTTTTGAAAATATTAAGCCAAAAGCAAAAGTTCAAAGATTAAAATTACCTAATAGATTGATTGAAGTTGTTTATCAAGATAATTCTCAAACAACACTTTTAGTAACTTTAAATGAAGGTTGGCAAATTTCTTTTCGTATTCATAATGCAAGTTCTCGAATTGAGCCATCATTAAAATTCGATATTAATTTAGTTTCTGCACCACATTCTCTTTTTTCAAATCAATTATTTATTGGTTAG
- a CDS encoding DNA cytosine methyltransferase, translating to MKVVSFFAGAGGLDLGFEKAGFDVIWANEYDKEIWATYEKNHKKTILDRRSIVDIPSSEVPDCDGIIGGPPCQSWSEAGSKRGIADKRGQLFYEFMRILADKKPKFFLAENVSGMLLPAHKEALANIKQMFTDIGYDLTFQLLNVSDYGVPQDRKRVFFIGYRKDLGMKFTFPRPTTLENKITLEKAIGDLKDSVLPAKEGNYTNGSDCKVLNHEYMIGGFSSMFMSRNRVRSWDEVSFTIQAGGRHAPIHPQAPKMNFIEQNIREFVKGKEYLYRRLSVRECARIQTFPDTFSFEYNSVVAGYKMIGNAVPVRMGKVLAQKIYSDLEQIKLMKNATSKSIITEVNGNIVLEKMNEIIKSISA from the coding sequence ATGAAAGTAGTGTCATTTTTTGCAGGAGCTGGAGGGCTTGATTTAGGCTTTGAAAAGGCTGGTTTTGACGTCATATGGGCAAATGAATATGACAAAGAGATTTGGGCTACGTATGAAAAAAATCATAAAAAAACGATTTTAGATAGGAGAAGCATTGTTGATATTCCTTCAAGTGAAGTTCCTGATTGTGATGGTATAATTGGTGGTCCACCTTGTCAAAGCTGGTCGGAAGCAGGTTCAAAACGAGGAATTGCCGATAAACGAGGTCAGCTATTTTATGAATTTATGAGAATTTTGGCGGATAAAAAACCAAAGTTTTTCTTAGCTGAAAATGTATCAGGAATGTTATTGCCTGCGCATAAAGAGGCTTTAGCAAATATAAAGCAGATGTTTACCGATATTGGTTATGATTTGACCTTTCAATTATTGAATGTTTCTGATTATGGCGTTCCGCAAGATAGAAAACGTGTTTTTTTTATCGGATATAGAAAGGATTTAGGAATGAAATTTACTTTTCCAAGACCAACGACGCTTGAAAATAAAATCACACTTGAAAAAGCAATTGGAGATTTAAAAGATAGTGTATTACCTGCAAAAGAAGGAAACTATACTAATGGAAGTGATTGCAAAGTATTGAATCACGAATATATGATTGGTGGTTTCTCTTCAATGTTTATGTCAAGAAATAGAGTTCGTTCTTGGGACGAAGTCTCTTTTACAATTCAAGCTGGTGGTCGTCACGCTCCGATACACCCGCAAGCACCAAAGATGAATTTTATTGAACAAAATATTAGAGAATTTGTAAAAGGGAAGGAGTATTTGTACCGAAGGTTAAGCGTTCGTGAATGTGCAAGAATCCAAACTTTTCCTGATACTTTTTCTTTTGAATATAATAGTGTTGTAGCTGGTTATAAAATGATTGGAAATGCTGTTCCTGTGAGAATGGGGAAGGTTTTAGCTCAAAAAATATATTCTGATTTAGAACAGATAAAACTTATGAAAAATGCTACATCGAAAAGCATTATAACCGAAGTAAATGGAAATATTGTACTTGAGAAAATGAACGAAATAATTAAAAGTATATCTGCATAA
- a CDS encoding MFS transporter: protein MSSISTNQPLSSLNIFSGKGVQMRTFHITWLTFFFSFFAWFGMASLMPLAKEQLHLTKDQLGNIQIAAVSATIIARLLIGRLVDKFGPRLVYTWLLVICSVPVLLIGTSQSYESFLLFRLAIGVIGASFVITQFHTSVMFAPSIKGTANATAGGFGNAGAGLANITMPLIAAGFVGLGVCTKEDSWRYAMIIPGVLLLVFAFIYLRYTKDLPNGNYKELGIETANKENTFMLAVKDYRTWVLTIAYAACFGVEITIDNFAPIYFTDTFGATLKTAGICAGLFGLINLFARPFGGIVADKIGKRYGFSGKNLLLALLLLIEGVGVIFFGMTNQLGVAIFLMFLFGMSLKMANGATYSLVPFVNPKAVGSVAGIVGAGGNIGAMLIAFLFKAKAVKFTKDVIDESGVSQTKDLIDYTNAFYVLGIIILFTGVVVLAIKLLVKDKEEEKLPAGVNLAYQKVKS, encoded by the coding sequence ATGAGTTCAATTTCAACAAATCAACCGCTTTCAAGTTTAAACATTTTTAGTGGCAAAGGAGTTCAAATGCGTACCTTCCACATTACTTGGTTAACTTTTTTCTTTTCCTTTTTTGCATGGTTCGGTATGGCATCACTTATGCCTCTTGCAAAGGAACAATTGCACCTAACAAAAGACCAATTAGGAAACATTCAAATTGCAGCTGTATCTGCAACTATCATCGCCCGCTTATTAATCGGTAGATTAGTTGATAAATTTGGTCCTAGATTAGTTTACACCTGGTTATTAGTAATTTGCTCCGTACCGGTATTATTAATTGGTACTTCACAATCTTATGAAAGTTTTCTTCTATTTAGATTGGCAATAGGTGTTATTGGAGCTTCATTTGTAATTACACAATTTCATACTTCAGTAATGTTTGCTCCGTCTATAAAAGGAACCGCCAATGCTACGGCAGGAGGTTTTGGAAATGCAGGTGCTGGTCTTGCTAATATTACCATGCCGCTTATTGCCGCCGGATTCGTAGGATTAGGAGTATGTACTAAGGAAGACAGCTGGAGATATGCAATGATTATTCCCGGAGTACTATTATTGGTTTTTGCTTTTATCTATTTGAGATATACAAAAGATTTACCAAATGGAAACTATAAAGAACTTGGAATAGAAACAGCGAATAAAGAAAACACCTTTATGCTGGCTGTAAAAGATTACCGTACGTGGGTTTTGACTATCGCTTATGCTGCTTGTTTTGGAGTTGAGATCACTATTGATAATTTTGCCCCTATTTATTTTACAGATACTTTTGGTGCTACTTTGAAAACAGCTGGAATCTGCGCAGGTCTTTTTGGATTAATCAACCTTTTTGCAAGACCATTTGGCGGTATTGTTGCTGACAAAATTGGTAAGAGATATGGTTTTTCTGGGAAAAATTTATTGCTTGCGTTACTGCTTCTTATTGAAGGTGTAGGTGTTATTTTCTTTGGAATGACAAATCAATTGGGAGTTGCTATCTTTTTAATGTTCTTGTTTGGAATGAGTTTAAAAATGGCAAATGGTGCAACATACAGCTTGGTACCATTTGTAAATCCAAAAGCAGTAGGTAGTGTTGCCGGAATTGTAGGAGCAGGTGGAAATATCGGAGCGATGTTAATTGCTTTCTTGTTCAAAGCTAAAGCAGTTAAATTTACTAAAGACGTGATTGACGAAAGTGGAGTATCACAAACAAAGGATTTAATTGATTACACAAACGCTTTTTATGTATTGGGAATCATTATTCTATTTACAGGAGTAGTTGTTTTGGCTATAAAACTTTTAGTTAAAGATAAAGAAGAAGAGAAATTACCTGCAGGCGTGAATTTAGCGTATCAAAAAGTAAAATCTTAA
- a CDS encoding YqaE/Pmp3 family membrane protein yields MTLIAIFFPFLSFFLRGRIFTSILCLILQITLIGWIPAAIWAVISLQNSRADKRNEKLIKAMRAK; encoded by the coding sequence ATGACATTAATTGCGATATTTTTTCCGTTTCTTTCCTTCTTTTTAAGAGGCAGAATATTTACGTCAATTCTTTGTTTAATTCTGCAGATAACTTTAATCGGGTGGATTCCCGCGGCTATTTGGGCTGTTATTTCATTGCAAAACTCCAGAGCCGATAAACGCAATGAAAAATTGATTAAGGCTATGAGAGCTAAGTAA
- a CDS encoding DUF3037 domain-containing protein, producing MQEKNLYEYAVVRVVPRVEREEFLNVGIILFCKKAKFIKMIYSVNETKLLLFSEDFDLEQLEQNLESFQKIAQGGKAGGPIGEFDIPSRFRWLTAIRSSSIQTSRPHSGFCDDLDKTIQRLFEELVL from the coding sequence ATGCAAGAGAAAAACTTATATGAGTACGCCGTTGTTCGCGTTGTACCAAGGGTAGAGCGGGAAGAATTCCTAAATGTGGGCATTATTCTGTTTTGCAAAAAAGCAAAATTTATAAAAATGATCTATTCAGTCAATGAAACTAAATTGTTGTTGTTCTCTGAAGATTTTGATTTGGAGCAACTCGAACAGAATTTGGAATCTTTTCAAAAAATTGCCCAAGGAGGCAAAGCCGGAGGACCTATCGGCGAGTTTGATATTCCGTCCCGTTTTCGCTGGTTAACCGCTATCAGAAGTTCGTCGATACAAACTTCAAGACCGCATTCCGGTTTCTGTGATGATTTAGACAAAACTATTCAGCGCTTGTTCGAAGAATTGGTTTTGTGA
- a CDS encoding HipA family kinase has product MKKPLELRTVNVTRYISPLREGGSLPALAEADDDFKYVLKFRGAGHGVKALIAELIGGEIARVLNLKMPELVFANLDEAFGRTEGDEEIQDLLQGSQGLNLALHFLSGAITYDPVVTKLPADLASKIVWLDAFITNVDRTFRNTNMLIWHKELWLIDHGASLYFQHSWKSWETHAKSPFALIKDHVLLPQATELKATDIAFKKLLTKEILQDIVNYIPEDWLHWEDSEQTPDEIRRIYFEFLWTRLNHSEIFINEAENAREKLI; this is encoded by the coding sequence ATGAAAAAACCACTTGAATTAAGAACCGTAAATGTCACCCGTTACATCTCGCCCTTGCGGGAAGGCGGATCTTTGCCGGCTTTGGCCGAAGCTGATGATGATTTTAAGTATGTCTTGAAATTTAGAGGTGCCGGGCATGGCGTAAAAGCGTTGATCGCCGAATTGATAGGCGGTGAAATCGCAAGAGTTTTAAACCTTAAAATGCCCGAATTGGTGTTTGCCAACCTCGATGAAGCTTTTGGGCGGACCGAAGGCGATGAGGAAATTCAGGACTTGTTGCAAGGCAGTCAGGGACTGAATCTGGCACTACATTTTTTGTCGGGAGCGATTACTTATGATCCCGTGGTGACAAAATTACCTGCAGATCTGGCTTCGAAAATAGTATGGCTGGATGCGTTTATTACCAATGTGGACCGCACTTTCAGAAACACCAATATGCTTATTTGGCACAAAGAATTATGGCTCATTGACCATGGAGCTTCTCTTTATTTTCAGCATTCCTGGAAAAGTTGGGAAACGCACGCCAAAAGTCCTTTTGCGTTAATAAAAGATCATGTACTACTGCCTCAGGCTACCGAATTGAAAGCCACCGATATCGCTTTTAAAAAATTACTCACTAAAGAAATTTTACAGGATATCGTCAATTACATACCCGAAGATTGGCTCCATTGGGAAGACAGCGAGCAAACTCCCGATGAAATCCGCAGAATCTATTTTGAGTTTTTATGGACTAGATTGAACCATTCAGAAATTTTTATAAACGAAGCCGAAAATGCAAGAGAAAAACTTATATGA
- a CDS encoding NAD(P)H-hydrate dehydratase, giving the protein MNSPIVIDRNEILKRYKTIDKYTHKGIQGHALLVGGSYGKIGAVCLASKAALRTGCGLVTAFVPQCGYEIVQISVPEVMVVVDDHEKYLSEIALNLDVDAIGIGPGMGQKMATQKAFHDFLSNNNLPLVIDADALNILSHNPSWMALVPPKAILTPHPKELERLIGKWHTEEEKIGKTVVFSIVNQVVIVMKGAPTYIIDGQMIYRNTTGNAALATAGSGDVLTGMITSLLAQSYKTIDAAILGVYLHGLTADVALPETGYQSFIASDIIANIGKAYLSFGL; this is encoded by the coding sequence ATGAATAGTCCAATTGTTATTGACAGAAATGAAATCCTAAAGCGCTACAAAACCATAGACAAATATACCCACAAAGGCATTCAGGGTCATGCTTTGCTCGTTGGTGGGAGTTATGGAAAGATAGGGGCTGTTTGCTTGGCTTCGAAAGCTGCTTTGAGAACAGGTTGTGGCTTGGTGACCGCTTTTGTGCCACAATGTGGTTACGAAATTGTACAGATATCGGTTCCCGAAGTGATGGTTGTAGTTGATGACCATGAAAAATACCTTTCAGAGATAGCGTTGAATTTGGATGTCGATGCTATTGGTATTGGCCCCGGAATGGGACAGAAAATGGCAACACAAAAAGCGTTTCATGATTTTTTGTCCAATAATAATCTTCCATTAGTAATTGATGCCGACGCGCTAAATATTTTGTCTCATAATCCTTCTTGGATGGCTTTGGTTCCTCCAAAAGCTATTTTGACGCCACACCCCAAAGAATTGGAACGTTTGATAGGAAAATGGCATACCGAAGAGGAAAAAATTGGAAAAACGGTAGTGTTTTCAATTGTAAACCAGGTTGTAATTGTGATGAAAGGCGCACCAACTTATATTATAGATGGTCAAATGATTTATAGAAACACAACCGGAAATGCTGCTCTGGCAACAGCTGGCAGTGGTGATGTCCTGACGGGAATGATTACCAGTCTTTTGGCACAATCCTACAAAACTATTGATGCTGCAATTTTGGGCGTTTATCTACATGGACTAACTGCTGATGTTGCTTTGCCCGAAACGGGTTATCAATCCTTTATCGCTTCGGATATTATTGCCAATATCGGAAAAGCGTATTTGAGTTTTGGGCTTTGA
- a CDS encoding peptidase U32 family protein: MKKKIEILAPAKDLIHGIAAVNSGADALYVGAPQFGARSNATNSIEDVAALVEYAHLYNVPVFVVINTILYDNELETCRQMIWQLYDIGVDALIIQDMAILEMDLPPIILHASTQANNRDADKMKFLADAGIKRVVLARELNLHQIKEISNATDVELEFFVTGALCVSFSGNCYMSVANGERSANRGSCAQNCRLPYNLIDGHGETLIKSTHLLSIKDFDVSNEIPNLVEAGVCSFKIEGRLKDIVYVKNNVSYLRKKLDAFLEGSDKYTKASSGKCTYTFDSELNRTFNRGYTDYFVNERHATIGSWESPKSKGQYIGKLIRTVGNAYEIENGELLNNGDGLCYINDNNEAEGIYINKSENGLAYPNVLKEIKDGTFIYRNNDAAFIKIVEREDSAVRKISTSLLLFENENGFELLATDEDGNTSSVNLVHPKEQTKNNQSIEENIKAQLAKTGFTPYTADEITVQFTDNWFLPISKINEMRRTVYEQLTETRLKNYKREERKIEKTSHPYPETKLDFMYNVSNKLARKFYERHGVTEIEKAFELQWDPGKSRVMTTKYCIKYELAKCPKYHKDTMETKLKEPLVLKQGELEYKLKFNCKPCEMEIWEKDAEFEIEED; this comes from the coding sequence ATGAAGAAGAAAATAGAAATTTTAGCGCCAGCAAAAGATTTAATTCACGGTATAGCCGCAGTAAATAGTGGTGCCGATGCACTTTATGTTGGAGCGCCGCAATTTGGAGCTCGTTCTAATGCAACCAATTCGATTGAAGACGTTGCCGCCTTGGTAGAATATGCCCATTTATACAATGTTCCTGTTTTTGTGGTTATCAACACCATTCTTTACGACAATGAATTGGAAACTTGCCGCCAGATGATTTGGCAATTGTATGATATTGGTGTCGATGCGCTTATCATTCAGGATATGGCAATTTTAGAAATGGACTTGCCTCCTATCATTCTACATGCTAGTACACAAGCCAATAACAGAGATGCCGACAAGATGAAATTTTTGGCCGATGCCGGAATCAAACGTGTGGTATTGGCCCGTGAATTGAATTTACACCAAATCAAAGAAATCAGCAACGCAACCGATGTGGAACTGGAATTCTTCGTAACAGGTGCTTTGTGCGTTTCTTTCAGCGGAAATTGCTATATGAGTGTTGCCAATGGAGAACGTTCAGCCAATCGAGGTTCTTGCGCCCAAAACTGCCGTTTACCATACAATCTAATCGACGGTCACGGAGAAACATTAATAAAAAGCACCCATTTACTTTCCATCAAAGATTTTGACGTTTCAAATGAAATTCCAAATTTGGTCGAAGCCGGAGTTTGTTCTTTCAAAATCGAAGGCCGTTTGAAAGATATCGTTTATGTAAAAAACAACGTTTCTTACCTTAGAAAAAAACTGGATGCTTTCCTTGAAGGAAGCGATAAATACACTAAGGCTTCTTCCGGAAAATGTACTTATACTTTTGACTCAGAGTTAAATCGAACTTTTAACCGTGGTTATACCGATTATTTTGTTAATGAGCGTCATGCCACCATCGGTTCTTGGGAAAGTCCAAAATCCAAAGGGCAGTACATCGGTAAATTAATCAGAACCGTTGGAAATGCTTATGAAATTGAAAACGGAGAACTCCTTAACAATGGTGACGGTTTGTGCTACATCAATGACAACAATGAAGCCGAAGGAATCTACATCAATAAATCCGAAAATGGTTTGGCGTATCCAAACGTTTTGAAGGAAATCAAAGACGGTACTTTTATATACCGTAACAATGACGCCGCTTTCATCAAAATTGTGGAGCGTGAAGACAGTGCGGTTCGAAAAATAAGCACGTCATTATTGTTATTCGAAAACGAAAATGGTTTTGAACTGCTTGCTACCGATGAAGACGGAAATACAAGTTCTGTCAATTTGGTTCATCCAAAAGAACAAACCAAAAACAATCAATCGATTGAAGAAAACATCAAAGCGCAATTGGCAAAAACAGGATTCACGCCTTATACAGCTGATGAGATAACAGTCCAGTTTACAGATAATTGGTTTTTACCAATTTCAAAAATCAATGAAATGCGCAGAACGGTTTACGAACAATTAACTGAAACTCGTTTGAAAAACTACAAACGAGAAGAACGTAAAATCGAAAAAACAAGCCATCCTTACCCAGAAACCAAATTGGATTTCATGTACAATGTTTCCAACAAATTGGCCCGTAAATTCTATGAGCGACACGGAGTAACCGAAATTGAAAAAGCATTCGAATTGCAATGGGATCCAGGAAAATCTCGTGTAATGACAACCAAATATTGCATCAAATACGAATTGGCCAAATGTCCAAAATACCATAAAGACACGATGGAAACCAAACTGAAAGAGCCTTTGGTATTAAAACAGGGAGAATTGGAATACAAACTAAAATTCAACTGTAAACCATGTGAAATGGAAATTTGGGAAAAAGACGCTGAATTTGAAATCGAGGAAGATTAA
- a CDS encoding DJ-1/PfpI family protein codes for MKKVLFLTGDFTEDYETMVPFQMLEMVGYTVHTVCPGKKKGDTVKTAIHDFEGDQTYTEKPGHNFALNFSFDDVNVNDYHGLVIAGGRAPEYLRLNEKVIEITQHFFSADKPVAAICHGIQILTAANVVKDRKLTAYPAVGPEVTLAGGIFQSIPVDGAFVDGNLVTSPAWPAHPSFIREFLKIMGAKIEI; via the coding sequence ATGAAAAAAGTATTGTTCTTGACTGGTGATTTCACTGAAGATTACGAAACTATGGTTCCTTTCCAAATGCTGGAAATGGTTGGATACACAGTTCATACCGTTTGTCCGGGTAAGAAAAAAGGAGATACTGTAAAAACTGCCATCCATGATTTTGAGGGAGACCAAACCTATACCGAAAAACCAGGCCACAATTTTGCATTAAATTTCAGTTTTGATGATGTTAATGTGAATGACTATCATGGATTGGTAATTGCAGGTGGAAGAGCACCTGAATATTTAAGATTGAACGAAAAAGTGATTGAAATAACCCAACACTTTTTCTCTGCCGACAAACCAGTAGCCGCCATTTGTCACGGTATTCAAATTCTAACAGCTGCAAATGTTGTTAAAGACCGAAAATTAACCGCATATCCGGCAGTTGGCCCAGAAGTTACATTGGCTGGAGGAATATTTCAATCCATTCCTGTTGATGGAGCTTTTGTAGATGGAAATCTAGTTACGTCGCCAGCATGGCCGGCCCATCCAAGTTTCATCAGGGAATTTCTCAAAATTATGGGTGCCAAAATTGAAATTTAA
- a CDS encoding GNAT family N-acetyltransferase, translated as MITIATLEDISALEKLVNSAYRGETSKQGWTTEAELLSGKRITEDELSEIIKNKENTILKFTDNKTIIGCVLLVNKGNKIYLGMLTVSPNLQNSGIGKQLLKAAEVHALSLNLHKIVMTVISIREELIAWYKRHGFVDTGAREPFPLNGTDAVTHGQPLEFIVLEKTI; from the coding sequence ATGATTACAATTGCAACGCTGGAAGATATTTCGGCTTTAGAAAAATTAGTCAACTCAGCCTATCGTGGGGAAACTTCCAAACAAGGCTGGACAACCGAGGCCGAACTTTTAAGCGGAAAAAGAATTACTGAAGATGAATTGTCAGAAATCATTAAAAACAAAGAAAATACAATCCTTAAATTTACTGACAACAAAACAATAATCGGCTGTGTATTACTTGTGAACAAAGGAAATAAGATTTACTTAGGAATGCTTACAGTTTCACCAAATTTACAAAATAGCGGTATTGGAAAACAATTATTGAAAGCAGCAGAAGTTCATGCTTTATCACTGAATCTTCACAAGATAGTCATGACCGTAATTTCTATTCGGGAAGAATTGATAGCTTGGTACAAACGCCATGGTTTTGTTGATACTGGAGCAAGAGAGCCTTTTCCTCTTAATGGAACGGATGCTGTAACTCACGGACAACCGTTAGAATTTATTGTTTTGGAAAAGACAATTTAA
- a CDS encoding DUF962 domain-containing protein, which translates to MKTLNQWFDEYAVSHQNPTNKAIHYICVPAIFFSIVGLLMSIPSDFLNGLLHLNQPIIENWAAVVLILVLFFYVRLSFVMAIKIAIFSILCLVLNFYIGQFLPLWAFSIGVFVVAWIGQFYGHNIEGKKPSFLKDIQFLLIGPAWVLQNLFSKK; encoded by the coding sequence ATGAAAACACTCAATCAATGGTTTGACGAATATGCGGTAAGCCACCAAAACCCGACCAACAAAGCAATTCACTATATCTGCGTCCCAGCCATTTTCTTTTCGATTGTGGGATTATTAATGAGCATCCCAAGTGATTTTTTGAACGGTTTACTACATCTTAACCAACCCATAATAGAAAATTGGGCGGCTGTAGTTTTAATTTTAGTGCTATTCTTTTACGTCAGATTGTCTTTTGTAATGGCTATCAAAATTGCCATTTTCTCGATTTTGTGTTTGGTTCTTAATTTTTATATTGGGCAATTCCTTCCCCTTTGGGCATTTTCAATTGGTGTTTTTGTTGTCGCTTGGATTGGACAATTTTACGGGCATAACATTGAGGGTAAAAAACCGTCATTCCTAAAAGATATTCAATTTTTATTGATTGGCCCCGCTTGGGTTTTACAGAATCTGTTTTCTAAAAAATAA